A portion of the Paenibacillus sp. PvR098 genome contains these proteins:
- a CDS encoding globin-coupled sensor protein — MNLTDTRKEQIDYIGITADDLFLLQSKKAEFTKIVDVLVDELYDRIMLRPELRAIIEAHSTIDRLKETQRWYFLSLTDGKIDESFIEKRLFIGSVHSRIGLTTQWYLGTYMLYLDLAASHLQNVLPNNWLPVINAMTKMFNLDSQLVLEAYEADEKKKVQRLADERGHLLVGINSAVQELASMMVELSSSTQSVAETAIRTAESQEKSLDSVNELTREIQHIHHMGSLMEEISGQTHLLGLNAAIEAARAGEHGLGFNVVAKEVRKLAGRSKEALVQIHSKLAVISRLLKEVKSESEQTSMQAQTQAASSEELSAFVQMIEKVTTELEQLKQ; from the coding sequence ATGAATTTAACAGATACACGCAAAGAGCAAATTGATTACATAGGCATAACAGCGGATGACTTATTCCTTTTACAAAGCAAAAAGGCAGAATTTACGAAGATAGTAGACGTTTTGGTGGACGAGCTTTATGACCGCATTATGCTTCGTCCGGAGCTCAGGGCGATTATTGAAGCACATAGCACGATTGATCGATTGAAAGAAACGCAGAGGTGGTACTTTCTCTCCTTGACGGACGGGAAGATCGACGAGTCTTTTATAGAAAAAAGACTTTTTATCGGGAGCGTGCACTCCAGAATTGGTTTAACGACGCAGTGGTATTTGGGAACGTACATGCTTTATCTGGATCTGGCGGCATCCCACCTCCAGAATGTGCTTCCAAACAATTGGCTGCCGGTTATTAATGCCATGACCAAAATGTTTAACTTGGATTCGCAGCTTGTGCTTGAAGCATATGAAGCGGATGAAAAGAAAAAAGTGCAAAGACTGGCAGATGAACGCGGCCATCTCTTAGTCGGCATTAACTCAGCGGTGCAGGAATTAGCCTCTATGATGGTCGAGCTAAGCAGCAGCACCCAATCTGTGGCGGAAACCGCCATCCGTACGGCGGAATCGCAGGAGAAGTCACTTGACTCGGTGAACGAGCTGACCCGGGAAATTCAACACATTCACCATATGGGATCACTCATGGAAGAGATATCAGGGCAAACTCATTTACTGGGGCTTAACGCGGCCATTGAAGCCGCACGCGCGGGGGAGCATGGCCTTGGTTTTAATGTGGTTGCCAAAGAAGTTCGGAAGCTTGCTGGAAGATCCAAGGAGGCTCTAGTACAAATTCACTCCAAGCTTGCAGTCATTTCACGCTTGCTTAAAGAAGTAAAGAGTGAGTCTGAGCAGACGAGCATGCAAGCACAAACGCAAGCCGCAAGCTCCGAGGAGCTGTCGGCGTTTGTCCAAATGATCGAGAAAGTAACCACAGAGCTGGAGCAATTGAAGCAATAA
- a CDS encoding DUF554 domain-containing protein, protein MALWGTIINALAIIAGGLLGSLVLPRISEGIRNTVMQGLGISIAVLGITMALKSENFLIVIISIVVGGIIGEVMRIEYRLNQLGLWVEKQFHREEKADPNTGSIAEGFVTATLIYCIGAMAILGSIDSGLRHNHDILYTKSILDGISAVILSSTLGIGVTLSAAPVFLYQGTIALTATLFTLFISDADLSAIITEVTAVGGVLIIGIGLNILHIKKINVANLLPSIFIAAVIVLGELSLR, encoded by the coding sequence ATGGCTTTATGGGGGACAATCATCAACGCTCTTGCTATTATTGCAGGCGGTTTATTGGGTAGCCTTGTGCTGCCCCGCATTTCAGAAGGAATCCGCAATACCGTCATGCAGGGATTAGGGATCTCGATAGCGGTTCTTGGCATCACGATGGCGCTTAAATCGGAGAATTTCTTAATTGTTATTATAAGTATTGTAGTTGGGGGCATTATTGGGGAAGTCATGAGAATTGAATATCGACTTAACCAGCTCGGCCTGTGGGTGGAGAAACAATTCCATCGTGAGGAGAAAGCCGATCCGAATACAGGCAGTATCGCGGAAGGCTTCGTCACAGCAACACTGATCTATTGTATAGGTGCGATGGCCATTCTAGGTTCGATAGACAGCGGACTGAGGCACAACCATGATATTTTATACACCAAATCGATATTAGACGGAATATCCGCCGTGATTCTCTCATCGACTTTAGGCATTGGCGTCACGCTTTCAGCAGCCCCCGTTTTCTTATATCAAGGGACCATTGCGCTTACGGCAACATTATTTACCCTGTTTATCAGCGATGCTGATTTAAGTGCCATCATCACGGAGGTTACGGCCGTCGGAGGGGTATTGATTATTGGCATTGGTCTCAACATACTCCACATCAAAAAAATAAATGTCGCCAACTTGCTCCCATCTATTTTCATTGCAGCAGTCATCGTTCTGGGTGAATTATCGCTGCGTTAG
- a CDS encoding GAF domain-containing protein translates to MDMEHNQILSELLMIRSSVSGDFAALALGVGDGRLFRWTLVSGNETERSETMMFGAGQGVGGLTIRVGRTIAWNDIDMGQLLRECPLMLAERLRTAVTAPVVVQRENRGVVLVGCRKGRLFTRDDMAAVTLASHRISKLTDAETVFGRLDKRGCNT, encoded by the coding sequence GTGGACATGGAGCACAACCAGATCCTAAGCGAGTTGTTGATGATTCGTTCATCGGTATCGGGCGACTTTGCCGCACTGGCCTTAGGGGTTGGGGATGGTCGGCTGTTTCGCTGGACTTTGGTGTCCGGGAACGAGACCGAGCGGAGTGAAACGATGATGTTTGGAGCGGGACAGGGTGTGGGCGGTCTAACGATTCGGGTCGGACGAACGATAGCATGGAACGATATCGATATGGGCCAACTGCTTCGTGAATGCCCGCTTATGCTTGCGGAAAGGCTGCGAACCGCCGTCACCGCTCCCGTTGTCGTACAAAGGGAAAATCGCGGTGTGGTATTGGTTGGTTGCAGAAAGGGACGCCTATTTACAAGGGATGATATGGCCGCGGTGACGCTAGCGTCGCACCGGATTAGTAAGCTAACGGATGCTGAAACGGTTTTCGGCCGGTTAGATAAAAGGGGGTGCAACACATGA
- a CDS encoding hemerythrin domain-containing protein: MEQETDRLLDAVRPSDWVMMLVRLKDEHLKLRQTIAELEAAVNRADRMPDVLTVAHEIRRIKQPLIAYMNELERHSAWEEEELRPLIDQYFYNKHVPMIKDSIWVMEKDHELGTAYLEAFLQMLDDFGIRPHAGMVAGAVGCFLQGCRLLKEHFRMEEHIVLPLVEQMLSDSNAG; this comes from the coding sequence ATGGAACAGGAGACGGATCGGCTCTTGGACGCTGTGCGTCCATCGGATTGGGTTATGATGCTGGTACGGCTTAAGGATGAGCACTTGAAGCTAAGACAAACCATAGCAGAACTCGAGGCGGCGGTGAATCGAGCCGACCGGATGCCGGATGTATTGACGGTGGCGCATGAAATTCGGCGCATCAAGCAGCCGCTTATCGCGTACATGAATGAGCTGGAGCGTCATTCGGCTTGGGAAGAGGAAGAACTGAGACCTCTGATAGACCAATATTTTTATAACAAGCACGTGCCCATGATCAAGGATTCGATCTGGGTCATGGAAAAAGATCACGAGCTAGGAACCGCCTACCTCGAGGCGTTTCTTCAAATGCTCGATGATTTTGGAATCCGCCCGCATGCGGGTATGGTGGCGGGAGCAGTCGGCTGCTTTCTGCAAGGCTGCAGGCTTCTCAAGGAGCATTTCAGAATGGAGGAGCACATCGTATTACCCTTAGTGGAACAAATGCTGAGCGATTCGAATGCGGGATGA
- a CDS encoding response regulator transcription factor: MIRIIVVDDHAVVRSGLNLLLHGKHDMEVVGEAADGDEAIRLAGELKPDVVLMDLSMPHGKDGLTAAAELKQEQPETAVLILTMHDDEEYLFRAIQAGASGYILKSAPHEELLAAIQSVAEGNAYLYPSATKRLMGEYLERLKRGENTGPYDTLSEREKEILALVAKGYSNKEIADQLIISVKTVESHKSNVMEKLKLKTRPELVKFALKKGLLNFE; encoded by the coding sequence ATGATAAGAATCATCGTGGTTGACGACCATGCGGTTGTGAGATCCGGGTTGAACCTACTGCTTCACGGCAAGCATGACATGGAAGTCGTGGGGGAAGCGGCGGATGGAGACGAGGCGATTCGCCTTGCCGGAGAGCTGAAACCGGATGTCGTGCTGATGGATTTAAGTATGCCGCACGGTAAGGATGGCCTAACGGCTGCCGCCGAGCTTAAGCAGGAGCAGCCGGAAACGGCGGTGCTTATATTGACCATGCACGATGACGAGGAATATTTATTTAGGGCGATCCAAGCCGGGGCGTCCGGGTATATCTTGAAAAGCGCGCCGCACGAAGAGCTTCTTGCGGCCATTCAATCCGTAGCGGAAGGGAACGCTTACTTGTATCCGAGCGCGACCAAACGTCTAATGGGTGAGTATCTGGAACGGCTAAAACGAGGTGAAAACACAGGCCCCTACGATACCCTGTCCGAACGGGAGAAGGAAATATTGGCGCTTGTCGCTAAGGGCTATTCCAACAAAGAGATTGCCGATCAGCTGATCATCAGCGTGAAGACAGTGGAATCGCACAAAAGCAACGTTATGGAAAAGCTAAAGCTAAAGACGCGCCCGGAGCTTGTCAAGTTTGCCCTGAAAAAAGGGCTTCTAAACTTTGAATGA
- a CDS encoding diguanylate cyclase → MNHLDGSYNLAMVLLSITIVIFASYTALDLLDRIKESGNGLIRKYWLSTASIAMGGGIWTMHYIGMLAFYVNYKEVEYDLYLLILSVIFPIISSSICFYVVSRRIRDKWYLLLSGLIMGIGIASMHYTGMLAMHIKAQIEYDKTLFLLSILIGIVSSNVALWIFSRFADEHVNRKLWIKVVAAIFLGGGISCVHYTGMAATHFIPDTNVHLYEEKLSVGVNLFSALSVGASLFFILIFILMSGSMDRYSSIKLKESEERYRRLVELSPNGIAIHEFGEFRYVNLTGLKILGAETGEQLIGKNILDFIHPNYHEIVKRRWKTIREQDTHVSFIEEKFIRLDKEIIDVEIMAMPITHNGKQYVQVFFQDISERKKAEILIHQMAYHDILTGLPNRRMFMDYLNKALMEAKLNRQKVAVMFIDLDGFKQVNDRFGHGVGDLLLQDVAQRIKNSVRQEDTTSRLAGDEFTILISDTNKEKVRKDALRILEALRAPSIIHSYTIHISPSIGISLYPDDGEDGEMLMKHADIAMYEAKKVGKNNFQFYKIVH, encoded by the coding sequence ATGAATCATCTGGACGGCAGCTATAATTTAGCAATGGTTCTACTTTCAATTACTATAGTGATATTCGCATCCTATACAGCTCTTGATCTTCTCGATCGAATCAAGGAATCGGGAAATGGTTTAATTCGTAAGTACTGGCTTAGTACTGCCTCGATTGCCATGGGTGGCGGAATTTGGACGATGCATTATATTGGAATGTTGGCTTTTTATGTAAATTATAAAGAAGTTGAGTATGATTTGTATTTACTCATACTCTCGGTGATTTTTCCAATCATCTCATCTAGTATTTGTTTTTATGTGGTATCTCGACGTATAAGAGATAAATGGTACTTGCTGCTGAGTGGCTTGATTATGGGGATTGGTATTGCATCTATGCATTATACGGGAATGCTAGCCATGCATATAAAGGCCCAAATCGAATACGATAAGACGTTGTTTTTGCTGTCCATTCTGATCGGCATCGTTTCGTCAAATGTAGCACTATGGATATTTTCCCGGTTTGCTGATGAACATGTTAATCGCAAGCTTTGGATCAAAGTAGTAGCCGCGATTTTTTTAGGTGGTGGGATCTCATGTGTGCATTATACGGGAATGGCAGCCACTCATTTTATACCTGATACGAATGTTCACCTATATGAAGAGAAATTAAGCGTAGGGGTCAATTTATTTTCAGCTTTAAGTGTCGGAGCATCCTTGTTTTTTATTCTTATATTCATTTTAATGAGTGGCTCTATGGATCGTTATTCTTCGATAAAGTTAAAAGAAAGCGAAGAGAGATATCGCAGATTGGTTGAGTTATCGCCGAATGGAATAGCCATTCATGAGTTTGGTGAATTTAGATATGTGAATCTTACCGGTCTGAAGATTCTGGGAGCGGAAACCGGGGAGCAGTTAATCGGCAAGAATATTTTGGATTTCATACACCCTAATTATCATGAAATTGTAAAGAGACGATGGAAGACCATCCGGGAACAGGATACGCATGTGTCATTTATAGAAGAGAAATTTATTCGATTAGATAAGGAAATCATTGATGTTGAAATCATGGCTATGCCGATCACACACAATGGAAAGCAGTATGTCCAGGTTTTCTTTCAAGATATTTCTGAACGCAAAAAGGCAGAAATACTCATTCATCAGATGGCTTATCATGATATTTTGACAGGTTTACCGAATAGACGTATGTTTATGGATTATCTTAATAAAGCGTTAATGGAAGCCAAACTGAATCGTCAAAAGGTAGCGGTCATGTTTATTGATTTGGATGGATTTAAACAAGTGAATGATCGTTTCGGGCATGGGGTCGGCGACCTTTTGTTACAGGATGTTGCACAGCGCATTAAAAATAGCGTACGACAGGAGGATACGACTTCACGTTTAGCAGGTGATGAATTCACTATATTGATATCTGATACGAATAAAGAAAAAGTAAGGAAAGATGCCTTAAGAATATTAGAAGCACTGCGTGCTCCATCGATTATTCATTCCTATACGATTCATATTTCACCCAGTATAGGTATTTCACTTTATCCGGATGATGGGGAAGATGGCGAAATGTTAATGAAGCATGCGGATATCGCTATGTACGAAGCTAAGAAAGTCGGGAAAAATAATTTTCAGTTTTATAAGATTGTGCATTAA
- a CDS encoding HD domain-containing phosphohydrolase, with amino-acid sequence MNPILRQFLCLSDAVMITDRNHIIIDVNEPYEKITGFSKTEVVGSGAGITKSRFTPDHMYQSLKQTLHNDQSWSGVFINKKKSGELWHSSISITPFILDGIGYYVGIFRELEQLTEGMYIAEARKDRIQRTLLQVLATSCEIRDPGIEEHLIRVRELTEQLLLQHNLRLQLNLSREFLHQTINSSILHDIGKSGVPEGILYKPGPLASYERAIIETHPLIGVDILTKIAEGLDDELFHEEFAIAKHIIEFHHEKWDGTGYPYQLKGADIPIEARIVAVVDVYDALTSRRSYKDCWSQERALEYLIEQKGRQFDPDIVDTFIQLPSHSKARHARVH; translated from the coding sequence ATGAATCCAATATTACGCCAATTTTTGTGCTTAAGCGATGCGGTTATGATAACGGACAGAAATCATATAATCATCGATGTGAACGAGCCATATGAAAAAATAACCGGTTTTTCCAAAACAGAGGTCGTTGGATCAGGCGCCGGCATTACGAAATCCAGATTTACTCCAGATCATATGTACCAAAGCTTAAAACAAACGCTGCATAACGATCAGTCCTGGTCGGGTGTATTTATAAACAAAAAAAAGAGCGGGGAGCTTTGGCATTCCTCCATCTCCATCACCCCTTTCATCCTGGATGGGATCGGTTATTATGTGGGTATATTTCGGGAGCTTGAGCAGTTAACCGAAGGGATGTACATTGCGGAAGCGCGAAAGGATAGAATTCAAAGAACCCTGTTACAGGTTCTGGCTACTTCCTGCGAAATCCGGGACCCGGGGATTGAGGAGCATCTGATCCGTGTTCGAGAACTTACAGAACAATTACTTCTACAGCATAATCTAAGATTGCAATTGAATTTATCAAGGGAGTTTTTACATCAAACGATCAATTCAAGCATATTACACGATATTGGAAAGTCCGGTGTGCCTGAGGGGATATTGTACAAGCCCGGTCCGCTTGCATCGTACGAACGGGCGATCATAGAGACTCATCCGCTTATTGGCGTTGATATATTAACCAAAATTGCCGAAGGACTTGATGATGAATTGTTCCATGAGGAATTCGCGATTGCCAAACATATTATTGAGTTTCATCATGAAAAATGGGATGGTACAGGATATCCTTATCAGCTAAAGGGGGCGGATATACCTATAGAAGCCCGTATTGTTGCCGTGGTAGATGTATATGATGCTTTAACGAGCAGAAGGTCTTATAAGGACTGTTGGAGTCAAGAGAGAGCCTTGGAATACTTAATTGAACAAAAGGGAAGACAATTCGATCCGGATATTGTGGATACGTTTATACAGTTACCAAGTCATAGTAAAGCAAGGCACGCACGGGTCCACTAG
- a CDS encoding molybdenum cofactor guanylyltransferase, producing MLTGLILAGGPNTRMNGDPKALLPFGGGALIERQIQIMREICQEVIVVTRDPAPLLRLLNKEVRIITDYFFGKGPLAGMHAGFSLAKHGQIWVVGCEMPFPSIKAAELLLESIENGYDAALPYMNGSLYPLHAVYDKACAGPIADLLEKEEARLSELLKSLRWRGIPESDFVDKGIDSRFIVSIDTCEDYQQALQCEKLQT from the coding sequence ATGCTGACAGGTCTCATTCTAGCCGGTGGACCCAATACACGGATGAACGGCGATCCGAAGGCACTGCTTCCTTTTGGAGGAGGGGCGCTTATTGAGCGGCAAATCCAAATCATGAGAGAGATTTGCCAGGAAGTGATCGTAGTCACGAGGGATCCGGCTCCGCTGCTGCGTTTGTTGAACAAGGAGGTCCGCATCATCACCGACTATTTTTTCGGTAAAGGTCCCCTTGCGGGCATGCATGCCGGGTTTAGTTTGGCCAAGCACGGTCAAATTTGGGTGGTCGGCTGCGAGATGCCGTTTCCTTCAATAAAAGCGGCCGAATTGCTGCTGGAATCAATAGAAAATGGTTACGATGCGGCTCTTCCTTATATGAACGGCAGTCTATATCCGCTGCACGCCGTCTATGACAAAGCTTGCGCGGGTCCAATAGCCGATTTATTGGAGAAAGAGGAGGCTCGTCTTTCGGAGCTGTTGAAGTCCCTTCGTTGGCGGGGTATTCCAGAGTCGGATTTCGTGGATAAGGGGATTGATTCCCGATTTATCGTGAGCATCGACACCTGCGAAGATTATCAACAGGCGCTCCAATGCGAAAAATTACAAACATAA